TGCAACCTCGATCCGGACCGTGAACGCACGAATCCGGATCACCTCTCCTCCAAATGCATGACTACCCCGACAGGCACACGCCGTACACATGGCAAAACCACCCAGCCTGTGGCGTACCTCACATGAAGAAATCGCACTCCGAAATATACGTTCCTACCGCGTCAGGCCCGTCACCAAGCTGTAGCGGCCTCGGGCCGGGCAACTCAACCAATGTCTGGAATCGTGCGATGACGCCAAGGATTGTGAACACCTTTGCCCCGGCCATCCGGCTACTGCTGATCGCTGCTCTCCTTGTCCCAAACTTGGCAAATGCCGCTGACGAGACTCACGTTCAATTCTGCTGGGCGATGGGAAAGCACGACCATACGATCTACTTCGCCGAAGTCGAGAATCGCGAGGATCGTCAGGCAAGCTTTGACACGCTGCTCGAGATTTCAGGCATCGATCACGAGGCGGTGAATTGCAGCACGTCAGACTCTGCAACGCATCGTTTGGCGCGCGCGGCGCTAATTAAAAGCTGGCGAGAGTCCGAGTTCGAAATCGAGAACACCACATTCTTGTCGGATCTCGACTACTAGCGCTTGGATTCATTAGCTAGGCCGCGGAGGCAACTGCGGGTCCCTTAGCGATCAATGTGCGTCGATCGTGAATCAAGCTCTCCAGCCGGTGGGCTGCCACGTTCAGTGTGGCATCATCCACCGCGCTCTCGTCTCCAGCAGCGGATTTGGCGCGCTCCGCCTTTAGAATGTCGTCGATTTCGTCTTCGATATCCGAAAGTTCAGCCTCTGCATCGACTTTCCGGATCCGGCGCGACAGGGCATAGAGAGAATCGAGCGGGCCTTCGGTCGCGCGGTTGCCGATGCCCAGGAATTTCCACGCCGCCGCAAGCATGGTGGCAGCACCACCCAGTACCATCGGCGTCAAATAGATCCAGTTGCCGTATTCATCCATGAAGCTCTGCGTGGTGCTGTTGTAGACGGCTGCTGCGCCAGGATGCAGCGGAAGGTAAGCATCCTGGTCGGTGCTGGGCGCGGTGATCTGCGCGAAAATCGGCTGCTCGCGCAGAAGATTCCTGCGTACGCTCATGATCGCCTGCGTGAGGCTGGTTACCAGATCAATGCCGAGCTTCTTTTGCGCAACCAGGTATAGTGAGGTCCTCAGGGTCGTCAGGTCATCTTCCGGAACCGGCGGCGATCCCCGCAGCGTGCCCTTCGGGACGTCGAAACTTTCAAAGGCACGTTGGGCCTCTGCAATTGCTGCCGCGGACTCGATTGGAATCAGTACCGGGGCCTTTTTGTGGTCGAGCTGAAAAAATCCGCGAACGAGCGAGAGGTATTTTTCGGCGAGC
This portion of the Bradyrhizobium sp. AZCC 2262 genome encodes:
- a CDS encoding TAXI family TRAP transporter solute-binding subunit, with the protein product MMSTKLPLWLRFFLLIGVAVFAAGAGLLAYRYYTRPATLTVAVGSIDGEAAKAMSAIAGELVSTNAPVRLKVIDSGTALEAANAFSAGKVDLAVVRGDVGDLSQAQAVVVVSHMVVLIIAPPGSSIDSVANLKGRTVGVVGGAVNAKIVDALTNEYDLTSAKVVFKNLALTDVRQAFQSKQVSALLVTIPLAEKYLSLVRGFFQLDHKKAPVLIPIESAAAIAEAQRAFESFDVPKGTLRGSPPVPEDDLTTLRTSLYLVAQKKLGIDLVTSLTQAIMSVRRNLLREQPIFAQITAPSTDQDAYLPLHPGAAAVYNSTTQSFMDEYGNWIYLTPMVLGGAATMLAAAWKFLGIGNRATEGPLDSLYALSRRIRKVDAEAELSDIEDEIDDILKAERAKSAAGDESAVDDATLNVAAHRLESLIHDRRTLIAKGPAVASAA